The proteins below come from a single Mus musculus strain C57BL/6J chromosome 5, GRCm38.p6 C57BL/6J genomic window:
- the Pramel35 gene encoding PRAME family member 8-like, which translates to MSGQTPPTLQKRARQTQLRDEALAISPLGNVPAVYVPWLFQEAFAGRHNSLIKTMVAAWPFQYLPVGPLINMHNLETLQALLDGVDRRLTRKFPPGRPKLQVLDMRNVHHGFWNIGSDANDSDSDAETLDEKQVVKALPRYALRQRLKIIVDLSISSQLNEEKAYFLNWAKQRKGSINFCCTKMKIWDAPDKVIREIMNVFHPEHITELELYTDWTLLRLAHFAPYFGQMKNLEKVFLAPLHKNTSPIMNITGASKVKCIKKIISQFSKFNCLQHVFMKRVHFLRDHLHQILGCLRTPLQTLSITHCLISQTDLDSFSCCHNLFKLKNLEIRGVTLFALDLMPLRGLLGKLAGTLKSLDFQWCSMKDSQLIVLLPALSQCSQLNQINFYSNDFSMAILKDLLQHTATWSKMNVEQYPVPLECYDALGHVSRERFVELCQELMDTLRAKREPKSISFATNVCQNCGKTCVYGQGARLCSCLQ; encoded by the exons ATGAGTGGTCAGACCCCACCCACACTCCAGAAGCGAGCAAGGCAGACACAGCTGAGAGATGAGGCTTTGGCCATATCCCCTCTGGGGAACGTGCCAGCTGTGTACGTCCCATGGCTGTTCCAAGAGGCCTTTGCTGGCAGACACAACTCGCTCATAAAGACAATGGTGGCAGCCTGGCCTTTCCAATATCTCCCTGTGGGGCCATTGATAAATATGCATAACCTGGAAACCTTGCAAGCTCTGCTAGATGGTGTAGACAGGAGACTGACAAGAAAATTTCCCCCCGG GAGGCCAAAACTTCAGGTTCTCGACATGAGAAATGTGCACCATGGCTTCTGGAACATAGGGAGCGATGCAAATGACAGTGACTCTGATGCAGAGACCTTGGATGAAAAGCAAGTAGTGAAGGCCCTTCCCAGATATGCACTGAGGCAGCGTCTGAAGATCATAGTTGATCTGTCAATCAGTTCTCAGctcaatgaagaaaaagcataTTTCTTGAATTGGGCCAAGCAGAGAAAGGGGTCCATAAATTTCTGCTGTACAAAGATGAAGATCTGGGATGCACCAGACAAAGTTATCAGAGAAATCATGAATGTTTTTCATCCAGAGCACATTACAGAATTAGAACTGTATACCGACTGGACTCTGTTGCGGCTGGCACATTTTGCTCCCTACTTTGGGCAGATGAAAAATCTTGAAAAAGTCTTCCTGGCACCACTCCACAAGAATACCTCCCCTATTATGAATATAACAGGGGCCTCAAAAGTCAAGTGTATCAAAAAGATTATTTCTCAGTTTTCCAAATTCAACTGTCTCCAACATGTCTTCATGAAACGTGTCCATTTTCTCAGAGACCACCTGCATCAGATCCTAGG GTGCCTGAGGACGCCCTTGCAGACCCTCTCCATCACTCACTGCCTAATTTCACAGACAGACTTGGATTCCTTTTCCTGCTGTCACAacctttttaagttaaaaaatctgGAAATCAGAGGAGTGACATTATTTGCTCTCGATCTTATGCCTCTGAGAGGTctcctaggaaaactggcaggtaCTCTTAAGTCTCTGGATTTTCAGTGGTGTAGCATGAAGGACTCCCAGCTCATTGTCCTCTTACCTGCCCTCAGTCAATGCTCTCAGCTCAACCAGATCAACTTCTACAGCAATGACTTCTCCATGGCCATCCTGAAGGACCTTTTGCAGCACACAGCCACCTGGAGCAAGATGAATGTGGAACAATACCCTGTCCCTCTGGAGTGCTATGATGCATTGGGTCATGTCTCCAGAGAAAGATTTGTGGAACTTTGTCAGGAGCTCATGGATACCCTCAGGGCCAAAAGAGAGCCTAAGAGCATATCTTTTGCAACAAATGTCTGCCAAAATTGTGGCAAGACCTGTGTCTATGGCCAGGGGGCAAGGCTTTGTTCCTGTTTGCAGTAA